A stretch of the Marivirga tractuosa DSM 4126 genome encodes the following:
- a CDS encoding ABC transporter ATP-binding protein has protein sequence MININNLKKSYKNNTVLNIPEAEIPTGQSFGLVGNNGAGKTTLLRIMLDLIRPTDGEVLIEEKAVNKSEEWKSFTGSFIDEKFLINYLTPEEYFQFISKIRGVSKGDLEQHLKLFQALFNDEIFGKKKYIRDLSKGNKKKLGVAAALLGDPKLVLLDEPFENLDPTSQIRLKKIIQQFRADDSVTFIISSHDLNHVTEICERIVILDKGEIVKDIEVTERTLQELTEYFGENV, from the coding sequence GTGATCAATATAAACAACCTTAAAAAAAGTTACAAAAACAATACAGTTTTAAACATACCAGAAGCCGAAATACCTACAGGTCAATCGTTTGGGTTAGTTGGCAATAATGGAGCAGGAAAAACCACACTATTGAGAATCATGCTAGATTTAATACGCCCCACTGATGGAGAAGTATTAATTGAAGAGAAAGCTGTAAACAAAAGTGAAGAATGGAAAAGTTTTACTGGTTCCTTTATAGATGAAAAATTTCTTATTAATTATTTAACTCCCGAAGAATATTTTCAATTTATTTCAAAAATAAGAGGAGTAAGCAAAGGAGACCTTGAACAACATCTAAAGTTGTTTCAAGCACTTTTTAACGATGAAATTTTCGGGAAGAAGAAGTACATTCGGGACTTATCAAAAGGAAATAAAAAGAAGCTTGGAGTTGCTGCAGCTTTATTGGGAGATCCCAAGCTGGTTTTGCTAGATGAACCATTTGAAAATTTGGATCCTACTAGTCAAATCCGACTAAAGAAAATTATACAGCAGTTCAGAGCTGATGATTCAGTTACTTTCATAATTTCTAGCCATGACCTCAATCATGTTACTGAAATTTGCGAGCGCATTGTGATTTTGGACAAAGGTGAAATTGTAAAAGATATTGAAGTGACAGAACGCACTTTGCAGGAACTCACAGAGTATTTTGGGGAAAATGTTTAA